The following coding sequences lie in one Candidatus Eremiobacterota bacterium genomic window:
- a CDS encoding DUF4870 domain-containing protein, with amino-acid sequence MDCYFHSNVPSVARCTDCGKSICATCRDERGSCPSCRLAAKVEAATATRQQIAGSVPPRPAPASVRGPASVTVADDPVESRALVALGYPLWPLALLSLLDRKQSRHLRRQAFQALGFNLGFFGFWGLLSLIAQVPFLGFSAWVLVPLLAPLFLVASVYYGIKTWNGDDVRIPVVTSWLDERFPKGAAD; translated from the coding sequence ATGGACTGCTACTTTCACTCGAACGTCCCGTCGGTCGCGCGGTGCACCGATTGCGGAAAGTCGATCTGTGCGACCTGCCGCGACGAACGCGGCAGCTGTCCGAGTTGTCGACTCGCCGCGAAAGTCGAAGCGGCCACGGCGACGCGCCAACAAATCGCCGGTTCGGTGCCGCCCCGCCCTGCGCCGGCGAGCGTTCGCGGCCCGGCATCGGTCACGGTGGCCGACGATCCCGTCGAATCGCGCGCTTTGGTTGCGCTCGGTTATCCGCTATGGCCGCTCGCGCTGCTTTCGCTCCTCGATCGAAAGCAGTCGCGTCATCTGCGCCGGCAGGCGTTTCAGGCGCTGGGTTTCAACCTCGGATTCTTCGGCTTCTGGGGTTTACTCTCGCTCATCGCGCAGGTGCCGTTCCTCGGCTTCTCGGCCTGGGTACTCGTGCCGCTGCTCGCGCCGCTCTTTCTGGTCGCCAGCGTTTACTACGGCATCAAGACATGGAATGGCGACGACGTCCGTATACCGGTGGTT
- a CDS encoding ABC transporter ATP-binding protein yields MKVAVHELQRTPLPVLVTITYRNALGEVSSRGGGKTVPPMSRRSILIRLAREARPYYPRLSTAMAMGVLAGILSIVPPLAFRIIINQVLVPPPGHVADLRALYLALGITSVALVLANAAIYGQTYLTAWSGQNLVARLRVRLFDRLLNLPLGEFDKWRPGELIARFSTDLQIMIDAVSVSVPQLVVALATFISSFATMVYLDWLLTISLVLLAPIISLAVSNFQRLISASTHRAQQRIADLTANLSEILGGHRVVKSFGSESYEVARFRSRNEDFFGAYMKLTQFIQTQPLVVSTIMVAAVVGIMWLSVREVLVGRLDTGKVFMYWGLLVNLMNPMNRVAAFFGDISKAIVGAGRVFELLDLPVEVRNPPGAVALSSVRGRIEYAGVTFRYKAAERPALHDVNATIEAGEVVALVGPSGAGKTTLVNLVPRFYAPQEGRVLLDGIDIATLRLSDLRSAIAIVPQDVQLFRGSILNNIRYGRIDASDDEVRAAARDANVDEYVQSFPDGYATQVGERGVRLSGGERQRIAIARAVLRDPRILILDEATSALDSHSEAMIEEALDRLLPGRTTLIIAHRLSTVRRAHKVLFIEAGRVIEIGTHDELLARGGAYARLHAAQFSHLGTSSV; encoded by the coding sequence GTGAAAGTAGCAGTCCATGAACTTCAGCGCACTCCTCTTCCGGTTCTTGTCACCATCACGTACCGGAACGCGCTCGGGGAGGTTTCATCGCGCGGCGGCGGCAAGACCGTGCCGCCGATGAGCCGCCGCTCGATTCTCATTCGCTTGGCGCGCGAGGCGCGCCCATATTATCCTCGCCTATCGACCGCCATGGCCATGGGCGTTTTGGCGGGCATCCTGTCGATCGTCCCCCCACTCGCCTTTCGTATCATCATCAACCAAGTTCTCGTGCCGCCCCCCGGACACGTGGCGGATTTGCGAGCGCTCTACCTGGCGTTGGGAATCACGTCGGTCGCCCTAGTCCTGGCCAACGCCGCCATCTACGGCCAAACGTACCTGACGGCTTGGAGCGGGCAAAACTTGGTGGCGCGCTTGCGAGTGCGGCTTTTCGACCGCCTGCTCAATTTGCCGCTCGGTGAATTCGACAAGTGGCGTCCCGGCGAATTGATAGCGCGCTTTTCGACCGACTTGCAAATCATGATCGACGCCGTCAGCGTTTCCGTGCCGCAGCTCGTCGTCGCACTCGCGACCTTCATATCGTCCTTTGCGACCATGGTGTATCTCGATTGGCTCCTGACGATCTCGCTCGTACTCCTTGCGCCGATCATCTCGCTCGCCGTTTCAAACTTTCAGCGTCTCATCTCCGCGAGCACACATCGCGCACAGCAACGAATTGCCGATCTCACGGCCAACCTCTCCGAGATCCTTGGGGGACATCGCGTCGTGAAATCGTTCGGAAGCGAATCGTATGAAGTAGCGCGATTTCGTTCCCGAAACGAAGACTTTTTCGGCGCGTACATGAAGCTCACGCAGTTCATCCAGACTCAGCCGTTGGTCGTTTCGACCATTATGGTCGCCGCCGTCGTCGGAATAATGTGGCTCTCGGTGCGCGAAGTGCTGGTCGGTCGCCTCGATACCGGCAAAGTCTTTATGTATTGGGGACTCCTCGTCAACTTGATGAACCCGATGAATCGCGTTGCGGCATTCTTCGGCGATATCAGCAAGGCGATCGTGGGCGCCGGCCGCGTCTTCGAACTGCTCGATCTTCCGGTTGAGGTGCGCAACCCGCCCGGTGCGGTTGCGCTCTCCTCGGTGCGTGGCCGCATCGAGTATGCCGGCGTGACCTTCCGCTATAAAGCGGCCGAACGCCCCGCACTGCACGACGTCAACGCGACGATCGAGGCAGGCGAAGTTGTGGCGTTAGTCGGCCCGTCGGGCGCTGGAAAAACGACGCTTGTCAATCTGGTGCCGCGCTTCTATGCGCCCCAGGAAGGGCGCGTCTTGCTCGACGGGATCGACATTGCGACACTTCGCCTTTCCGACCTCCGCTCGGCAATAGCGATCGTTCCGCAGGACGTTCAGCTTTTTCGCGGCTCGATCCTGAACAACATTCGCTACGGACGAATCGATGCCAGCGACGACGAGGTGCGCGCGGCGGCGCGCGATGCGAACGTCGACGAGTACGTGCAGTCCTTCCCCGACGGGTACGCCACGCAAGTCGGAGAACGGGGCGTGCGGCTTTCCGGAGGGGAACGTCAGCGCATAGCAATTGCGCGCGCGGTTTTACGCGATCCGCGAATCTTGATTCTCGACGAAGCCACCAGCGCGCTCGACAGCCACTCCGAGGCGATGATCGAGGAGGCTCTCGATCGCCTTTTGCCTGGTCGCACGACGCTCATCATTGCCCACCGGCTTTCGACGGTGCGGCGCGCGCACAAGGTACTCTTCATCGAAGCCGGACGCGTGATCGAAATCGGCACGCACGACGAGCTCTTAGCAAGGGGAGGCGCGTACGCACGGCTGCACGCCGCTCAGTTCTCGCATCTTGGAACATCAAGCGTGTGA
- the cysC gene encoding adenylyl-sulfate kinase yields the protein MKQGFTVWLTGLSGAGKSTIAERLAPELAARGCSVEVLDGDEVRTHLSKGLGFSREDRDINIGRISFVASLLVKHGAAVITAAISPYAQARGEARKRIGKAQFVEVFVRCSLDELVRRDVKGLYKKAIAGELQHFTGVSDPYEAPENPDVTVDSETESIEESVGKILTELKRRGYLPTDASATVRTSSAEGVR from the coding sequence TTGAAGCAGGGATTCACCGTGTGGCTCACCGGTCTCTCCGGCGCGGGTAAAAGCACGATTGCCGAGCGCCTCGCACCCGAGCTGGCCGCGCGCGGTTGCAGCGTCGAAGTGCTCGACGGCGACGAAGTCCGTACGCACCTCTCCAAAGGTCTGGGATTCAGCCGCGAAGATCGCGATATCAATATCGGACGCATCTCCTTCGTCGCTTCGCTCTTGGTCAAACACGGCGCCGCCGTGATTACCGCAGCGATCTCACCGTACGCTCAAGCGCGAGGCGAGGCGCGAAAGCGAATCGGAAAAGCACAGTTCGTCGAAGTATTCGTGCGCTGCTCGTTGGACGAACTCGTACGCCGCGACGTCAAAGGACTTTATAAGAAAGCGATCGCCGGCGAGCTGCAGCACTTTACGGGGGTCTCGGATCCTTACGAAGCTCCCGAAAATCCGGACGTGACCGTGGATAGCGAGACGGAGTCGATTGAAGAAAGCGTCGGAAAAATTCTGACCGAGCTCAAGCGACGCGGTTATTTGCCGACCGACGCTTCGGCGACGGTGCGGACGAGCTCCGCCGAGGGAGTACGATGA
- the sat gene encoding sulfate adenylyltransferase, with protein MIAPHGGELVNRLADSAQAELELREASKGLRGLTLTGRELNDLALIAIGACSPLTGFMTRKDYEPVVTSMRLANGLPWSIPVVLAVDREQAPSIGTRAALYDSEGDLRGLIDVEDVFEYDKRREANNVYRTEDEKHPGVAALYERKDVLVGGPVRVLGRERNSESLSPLETRAEFERRGWNTIVGFQTRNPVHRAHEYIQKCALEIVDGLLLHPLVGETKGDDIPADVRMRCYRTLLENYYPSDRVLLSTLPAAMRYAGPREAIFHAMIRKNYGCTHFIVGRDHAGVGSYYGTYDAQKIFAEFDPAELGIVPLKFENSFYCRRCQQMGSQKTCSHDAEHHVSLSGTKVREMLRAGQLPPPEFSRPEVAAILIEASREPASA; from the coding sequence ATGATCGCTCCTCACGGCGGCGAGCTCGTCAATCGATTGGCCGACTCTGCGCAAGCCGAACTGGAGTTGCGCGAGGCGAGCAAAGGACTTCGCGGTCTGACGCTCACGGGTCGGGAGCTCAACGATCTTGCTCTCATCGCCATCGGCGCCTGCAGCCCGCTTACCGGGTTCATGACTCGCAAGGACTACGAGCCGGTCGTGACGTCCATGCGTTTAGCCAACGGTTTGCCATGGAGCATCCCAGTCGTACTGGCGGTTGACCGCGAGCAAGCTCCGAGCATTGGCACGCGCGCCGCACTTTACGATAGCGAGGGAGACCTTCGCGGGCTCATCGACGTCGAGGATGTTTTCGAGTACGACAAGCGACGCGAGGCGAACAACGTTTATCGCACGGAGGATGAGAAGCATCCCGGCGTCGCCGCGCTCTACGAGCGTAAAGACGTGCTGGTCGGCGGACCGGTGCGCGTGCTTGGGCGCGAACGCAACAGCGAGAGTCTTTCGCCGCTTGAGACGCGCGCCGAGTTCGAGCGCCGCGGTTGGAACACGATCGTCGGTTTCCAAACTCGAAATCCGGTGCATCGCGCTCACGAATACATTCAGAAGTGCGCGCTCGAAATCGTGGACGGATTGCTCCTCCATCCGCTCGTCGGCGAGACAAAGGGCGACGATATCCCCGCCGACGTGCGCATGCGTTGCTATCGAACGTTGCTGGAAAACTACTATCCCTCGGATCGAGTGCTGCTGAGCACGCTACCAGCGGCAATGCGATATGCCGGCCCGCGCGAAGCAATTTTTCACGCCATGATTCGCAAGAACTATGGATGCACGCATTTCATCGTCGGACGCGACCACGCCGGCGTCGGGAGCTACTACGGCACGTACGACGCGCAGAAGATCTTCGCGGAGTTCGATCCTGCCGAATTGGGGATCGTGCCGCTCAAATTCGAAAACAGCTTCTATTGTCGCCGTTGTCAGCAGATGGGCTCCCAGAAGACCTGCAGCCACGATGCCGAGCACCACGTTTCCTTGAGTGGCACGAAAGTGCGGGAGATGCTCCGAGCCGGACAGCTGCCGCCGCCCGAGTTTTCACGGCCGGAGGTCGCGGCAATCCTCATCGAGGCTTCGCGCGAACCCGCGTCGGCATAA
- the csrA gene encoding carbon storage regulator CsrA, with product MLVLSRKANQSIMIGDDIRILVVGLDRDQVKLGIEAPRHVPVHRFEIFAEIHRGAASATLQPVGKAAAEADIIRDTDRN from the coding sequence ATGCTCGTGCTTAGCCGCAAGGCAAATCAATCTATCATGATCGGCGACGACATTCGCATTCTCGTCGTTGGTCTCGACCGCGATCAAGTGAAGTTAGGCATCGAGGCGCCCCGCCATGTGCCGGTGCACCGTTTTGAAATCTTCGCTGAAATTCATCGCGGCGCTGCAAGCGCGACGCTGCAGCCGGTAGGAAAAGCGGCGGCCGAAGCGGATATAATCCGCGATACAGACCGTAACTAA
- a CDS encoding sulfite exporter TauE/SafE family protein has translation MNINWSYTLVGFIVGTCMAYSGVGAGAITTPLLIFLGVGSNTAIGSDLLFALGTKIVAMGTHLHKRTVQFSVLWRLSIGGLPGAIIGVTISAYMHKHLDINQLNGILKVAVAIALLLSAAGIILNRRLSADTAARTNHVPTLQLAVTGFFVGVCVSITSIGAGSLTLPLLLVAAPSVALRRLVGTDLAFAVVVLVPSLIGHWKIGDVNTGIAASLLIGSIPGVFLGTHFVSRLPERWFRGALAGVLVVVALALLPILPHPKG, from the coding sequence ATGAATATCAACTGGAGTTACACGCTCGTCGGATTTATCGTGGGGACGTGCATGGCGTATAGCGGCGTCGGCGCCGGCGCCATTACCACGCCGTTACTGATCTTTCTGGGAGTCGGGAGCAACACCGCGATCGGTTCGGATCTGCTCTTTGCCCTCGGTACCAAGATCGTTGCGATGGGCACGCACCTTCATAAACGAACCGTGCAGTTTTCTGTTTTGTGGCGGCTGTCCATCGGGGGATTACCGGGCGCCATCATCGGCGTGACGATCAGCGCCTACATGCACAAGCACTTGGATATCAATCAGCTCAATGGGATTTTGAAGGTCGCCGTTGCGATCGCGCTGCTGCTCTCGGCGGCCGGCATTATCCTCAATCGCAGGCTCTCGGCCGACACCGCTGCGCGTACGAACCACGTTCCGACCTTGCAACTCGCCGTCACCGGATTCTTCGTGGGCGTCTGCGTCAGCATTACGTCCATCGGCGCGGGCTCGTTGACGCTTCCGCTGTTGCTCGTCGCCGCGCCGAGCGTTGCCCTGCGTCGCCTCGTCGGGACGGACTTGGCCTTCGCAGTCGTCGTCTTGGTGCCGTCGCTCATCGGACATTGGAAGATCGGCGACGTCAATACGGGCATTGCCGCGTCGCTGCTGATCGGCTCGATTCCCGGCGTCTTTCTGGGTACGCACTTTGTATCCAGACTCCCCGAACGGTGGTTCCGGGGGGCGCTCGCCGGCGTTCTCGTCGTCGTTGCGCTGGCGCTATTGCCGATTCTGCCGCACCCGAAAGGCTAG
- a CDS encoding NTP transferase domain-containing protein produces MTRGIVLAGGLGSRLRPLTKVTNKHLLPVYDRPMIYYPLETLQRAGVREVMLVTGGNSAGDFLRLLGNGAELGLQSIYYAYQEGERGIADALRLCEDFAHGEPIVVALGDNILEDDIGPHVARFEAQQTGARILLKEVDDAGRFGVPTFDGERIVAVEEKPAHPKSRYAVTGVYMFDGRVFDYIRTLTPSQRGELEIADVHNRYIREGELRYDILEGAWSDAGTFDSLFRAGELAFRVRQNRQ; encoded by the coding sequence ATGACCAGGGGCATCGTCCTCGCAGGCGGACTCGGTTCGCGCTTGCGACCACTCACGAAGGTCACAAACAAACATCTTTTGCCGGTGTACGACCGGCCGATGATCTATTATCCCCTGGAAACGTTGCAGCGCGCCGGCGTCAGGGAAGTCATGCTGGTGACGGGAGGCAACTCAGCCGGGGACTTTCTGCGCCTTCTCGGCAACGGCGCGGAGCTGGGGCTGCAGAGCATCTATTACGCCTATCAAGAGGGCGAGCGCGGTATTGCCGACGCCCTACGACTCTGCGAGGATTTCGCCCACGGTGAACCCATCGTGGTCGCGCTGGGCGATAACATTTTGGAGGACGACATTGGCCCGCACGTTGCGAGATTCGAGGCGCAGCAGACGGGCGCGCGCATTTTGCTCAAAGAAGTTGACGACGCGGGACGCTTCGGCGTCCCCACGTTCGACGGCGAACGGATCGTCGCGGTCGAAGAAAAACCAGCCCATCCGAAGAGCCGCTACGCGGTTACCGGCGTCTATATGTTCGATGGGCGCGTTTTCGACTACATTCGAACGCTAACGCCGTCGCAGCGCGGCGAGCTCGAAATCGCCGACGTTCACAACCGCTACATCCGCGAGGGCGAGCTTCGCTACGACATACTCGAAGGTGCCTGGAGTGACGCCGGCACCTTCGATAGCCTTTTTCGCGCTGGCGAGCTAGCCTTTCGGGTGCGGCAGAATCGGCAATAG
- the rfbB gene encoding dTDP-glucose 4,6-dehydratase, translated as MRWLVTGGLGFIGSHFIRLALRERPALEIVNLDAVTYAGNPENLRDLDGNPRYRFVRGNICDPDIVGETLPGADAIINFAAETHVDRSIVDPEAFLRTDTLGTHVLLQEARKCAVARYLQVSTDEVYGHVARGESLESDPLRPRSPYAASKAAGDLLVLAYRATYDSPVLITRGSNTYGPFQYPEKIVPLFITNLLDDRPVPLYGDGLQIRDWLHVEDHARAILHVLEHGEIGAVYNISAETPKTNVELTRAIVGFCGRSMETHVQHVADRPGHDRRYAVNSKKLRALGWTPRIAFDDGLAATVQWYRGNPTWWRSQTQECAP; from the coding sequence ATGCGCTGGCTCGTCACCGGGGGGCTAGGGTTTATCGGCTCCCATTTCATTCGTCTGGCTCTGCGCGAGCGACCGGCGCTGGAAATCGTTAACCTCGATGCCGTCACCTATGCCGGAAACCCGGAGAACCTGCGCGATTTGGATGGGAATCCGCGCTATCGCTTCGTCAGAGGCAACATCTGCGATCCGGACATCGTCGGGGAGACGCTCCCCGGTGCCGATGCAATTATCAACTTCGCCGCGGAGACGCACGTCGACCGTTCGATCGTCGACCCGGAAGCTTTCTTGCGCACCGATACTCTGGGTACCCACGTCTTGCTGCAGGAGGCCCGCAAGTGCGCCGTGGCGCGCTATCTCCAAGTTTCCACCGACGAAGTCTACGGGCACGTGGCACGAGGTGAGTCGCTCGAGAGCGATCCGCTTCGGCCGCGCAGCCCGTACGCTGCCAGCAAGGCCGCCGGCGATCTCCTCGTTCTTGCGTATCGCGCAACCTACGACTCGCCCGTACTCATCACGCGGGGAAGCAATACGTACGGCCCGTTTCAGTATCCGGAAAAAATCGTGCCGCTCTTCATAACCAACCTGCTCGACGACCGTCCGGTCCCGCTCTACGGTGACGGCCTCCAGATTCGCGATTGGCTGCACGTCGAGGACCACGCACGCGCAATCTTGCACGTCCTCGAACACGGCGAGATCGGCGCCGTCTACAACATCTCGGCGGAGACTCCCAAAACAAACGTCGAACTCACACGTGCGATCGTCGGGTTCTGCGGTCGCTCGATGGAAACCCACGTGCAGCACGTTGCCGACCGGCCCGGCCACGATCGCCGCTATGCCGTCAATTCGAAGAAACTCCGCGCCCTGGGATGGACTCCACGGATCGCGTTCGACGACGGCCTCGCTGCGACCGTGCAATGGTATCGCGGTAACCCAACGTGGTGGCGCTCGCAAACGCAAGAGTGCGCCCCATGA
- the rpsB gene encoding 30S ribosomal protein S2: MTVVSMRELLEAGVHFGHQTRRWNPKMKPYIFQERNGIYIIDLALTVQRLRETYDVVKQLAREGRVILFVGTKKQAQDVVREEAERAGTFFINQRWLGGTLTNFSTIQKRIARLRELENMKMQGDFDRLPKKEVARLQDEMNRLERFLGGIKDMHRLPDAIFVVDPKKERIAVLEARKLKIPIIAVIDTNCDPDEIDYPIPGNDDAIRAVKLMVGKIADAIIEGRTESESAYDQGEYDGSAQAYEEMPTTMAEAGL, translated from the coding sequence ATGACCGTTGTCAGCATGCGGGAGCTCTTGGAAGCGGGCGTCCATTTTGGCCATCAAACGCGCCGATGGAACCCGAAAATGAAGCCGTATATATTTCAAGAGCGGAACGGCATCTACATTATCGATCTCGCCCTTACCGTCCAGCGATTGCGTGAAACGTACGACGTCGTCAAGCAACTGGCGCGCGAGGGCCGGGTCATTCTCTTCGTTGGCACGAAGAAACAGGCGCAAGACGTTGTTCGTGAGGAAGCGGAACGCGCCGGCACGTTTTTCATCAATCAACGCTGGCTCGGGGGAACGCTGACGAACTTCTCCACGATCCAGAAACGCATCGCCCGACTGCGCGAGCTCGAGAACATGAAGATGCAAGGCGACTTCGATCGCCTGCCCAAGAAAGAAGTCGCGAGGCTTCAGGACGAGATGAATCGCCTCGAGCGCTTCCTGGGCGGCATCAAAGATATGCATCGCTTACCCGACGCGATCTTCGTCGTCGACCCCAAAAAAGAGCGCATCGCGGTGCTGGAGGCGCGCAAGCTGAAGATCCCGATCATCGCGGTGATCGACACGAACTGCGATCCCGATGAGATTGATTATCCGATCCCGGGCAACGACGACGCCATTCGCGCCGTCAAGCTCATGGTCGGCAAGATCGCCGACGCGATCATCGAGGGAAGGACGGAGAGCGAGAGTGCGTACGACCAGGGCGAGTACGACGGGTCGGCGCAGGCGTACGAAGAGATGCCGACCACGATGGCGGAGGCGGGGCTTTGA
- a CDS encoding elongation factor Ts encodes MMDCRRALLDAAGDVERAKALLLERGAAQAAKKSERTADEGLVSSYIHAGGKIGVLVEVNSETDFVARNPKFGELARDIAMHVAAMSPQYLDRESVPPEVVERLREEFAASVPAGKAPEVAQRIVEGKLGKWYEEHCLLDQAFVKDDTMSVGELIYRSVGALGEKIRVRRFARYALGE; translated from the coding sequence ATGATGGATTGCCGCCGCGCGTTGCTCGATGCAGCCGGTGACGTTGAGCGCGCGAAAGCGCTGCTGCTGGAGCGCGGCGCGGCGCAAGCGGCAAAGAAGTCCGAGCGTACCGCCGATGAAGGGCTGGTCAGCAGCTATATCCATGCGGGCGGCAAGATTGGCGTTCTCGTTGAGGTCAACAGCGAAACCGACTTTGTCGCCCGGAATCCGAAATTCGGTGAGCTCGCGCGCGACATCGCAATGCACGTGGCCGCAATGTCGCCACAGTATCTCGATCGCGAGAGCGTCCCGCCGGAGGTCGTCGAGCGCTTGCGCGAGGAGTTCGCTGCCTCCGTCCCCGCCGGTAAAGCGCCGGAGGTGGCCCAGCGAATCGTGGAGGGAAAACTCGGGAAGTGGTACGAGGAGCACTGTCTGCTCGACCAGGCCTTCGTCAAGGACGACACGATGAGCGTCGGCGAGTTGATCTATCGATCTGTCGGCGCGCTTGGGGAAAAGATACGCGTGCGCCGGTTTGCGCGATACGCCCTTGGTGAGTGA
- a CDS encoding UMP kinase, with the protein MSELGGPRFARVLLKISGEAFSADGAGLDVNTTRVMADQIAEVRRAGVSIAIVVGGGNIWRGKVHEEAGMERATADYMGMLATVINALALQDALERMGVASRVQTAIAMHQIAEPYIRRRAIRHLEKGRVVIFAAGTGNPYFTTDTTAALRAVEVNAEAILKATKVDGIYTADPKKDPLATRFERLDYMDVLQRGLEVMDSTSMALCMDNALPVIVFDMAVPGNIRRVIWGEAIGTYVGRREAAPAGGARA; encoded by the coding sequence GTGAGTGAACTCGGTGGGCCGCGCTTCGCGCGCGTGCTGCTCAAGATTTCGGGCGAGGCCTTCAGCGCCGACGGCGCCGGTCTAGACGTGAACACGACGCGGGTCATGGCCGACCAAATTGCCGAGGTTCGGCGCGCCGGCGTCTCGATAGCGATCGTCGTCGGCGGCGGAAATATCTGGCGGGGCAAAGTTCACGAGGAAGCTGGAATGGAGCGCGCAACTGCCGACTACATGGGCATGCTCGCGACCGTGATCAACGCGCTGGCATTGCAAGACGCGCTCGAGCGCATGGGGGTCGCCTCTCGCGTGCAAACGGCAATCGCGATGCATCAGATCGCCGAGCCGTATATCCGCCGCCGGGCAATTCGCCATTTGGAGAAAGGCCGGGTCGTGATCTTCGCAGCCGGTACCGGAAATCCGTATTTCACCACCGATACGACGGCCGCACTACGCGCGGTCGAAGTGAATGCCGAGGCCATCCTTAAGGCCACCAAGGTCGACGGAATCTATACCGCCGATCCCAAGAAAGATCCGCTCGCGACGCGCTTCGAGCGCCTGGACTATATGGATGTGCTCCAGCGCGGATTAGAAGTGATGGACTCGACGTCGATGGCGTTGTGTATGGATAACGCGCTGCCGGTGATCGTTTTCGATATGGCGGTCCCCGGTAATATTCGCCGCGTGATTTGGGGTGAGGCGATCGGGACCTACGTTGGACGGCGCGAGGCGGCGCCGGCCGGAGGCGCACGAGCGTGA
- the frr gene encoding ribosome recycling factor encodes MHKCVEATRNEFASIRTGRAIPSLLDRIVVEAYGQPAPLKQVAGVSTPDARTLLITAWDKSVVPAIRKAIEKSDLGLTPNVDGSAIRLAIPALNEERRKDLAKLVKKKAEDGRIAVRNVRHRTHDELRAQLKTHEITEDDNKRMQESLQRLTDKYVKEIDGLVAAKEKEIMEV; translated from the coding sequence ATGCACAAGTGCGTCGAAGCGACCCGAAACGAATTTGCGTCAATACGCACCGGGCGCGCCATTCCGTCGCTGCTCGACCGGATTGTTGTCGAAGCCTACGGTCAACCGGCTCCGCTCAAGCAGGTCGCCGGCGTCTCGACGCCCGACGCCCGCACACTTTTGATTACCGCATGGGATAAGAGCGTCGTGCCGGCGATTCGTAAGGCAATCGAAAAGAGCGATCTGGGCTTGACGCCCAATGTCGACGGCTCCGCGATTCGCCTCGCAATTCCGGCGCTCAACGAAGAGCGTCGCAAAGATCTCGCCAAGCTGGTAAAAAAGAAAGCCGAAGATGGACGGATCGCCGTGCGCAACGTTCGTCACCGGACGCACGACGAGCTGCGCGCCCAGTTGAAGACGCACGAGATCACCGAAGACGACAACAAACGTATGCAAGAGTCGCTCCAACGGCTCACGGACAAGTACGTCAAAGAGATCGACGGGCTCGTCGCGGCAAAAGAAAAAGAGATCATGGAAGTGTGA